In Gossypium hirsutum isolate 1008001.06 chromosome D06, Gossypium_hirsutum_v2.1, whole genome shotgun sequence, one genomic interval encodes:
- the LOC121218728 gene encoding uncharacterized protein — protein sequence MANQALKQLAAPNLATQPPSITYPALDRPLKLNSGFLNLLPKFNGLPGEDPYRYINEFLITCSTMQPDGIEEEQIKLRAFPFSLQGLAKDWLYYMPPGSFTTWTGLHKAFHEKYFPALRIGSIRKEICGIKQLVGLTPQDRGMIDAASGGALLDKTPEQAQNLIANMAQNTQQFGLKRSDLGKRMDEGQSSMIEAQLANLTAMVSKLMTGGNAKASLCGICCLEGHTTDMCPTLQEGEANAVFPNQRRYDPYSATYNEGWRDHPNLRYQNRATPLGFEQQNSRQYNLSQQQPSHQNLSAETKTHAMLEQMMKMMADQKKETDGRFQSLESAVNNRLPSQPVANLRDNVSAITLRSGKELRSILKKVQNNNEEGKTEVRKVRFSDIEEENSALPKANLQLSHVAPKEVGKSRLQQSTASHDATNYKQELRVPELRAQAGQNENNQPRSYLPKAPFPKRLRKEKLDDVNAEILETFRDLKLDRVMLDLGASINVMPRSIYDKVQLGALKDTGLIIQLTDRSNAYPDGVLENVLVQVNELVFPADFYILDMGASDNSVDVPFLLGRPFLKTARTKIDVHKGNLTMEFDDVYELGEEDELKSVLAKSVFDIDKQEFIISDSLIDSVCALDSPKLTRFKPILPNLMVTSKQVPSLISPPRLE from the exons ATGGCTAACCAGGCCTTGAAGCAATTGGCCGCTCCTAACTTGGCCACGCAACCACCATCTATCACGTATCCTGCCCTTGATAGGCCATTAAAGCTTAATTCGGGATTCCTGAATTTGTTGCCAAAATTCAATGGGTTACCAGGTGAGGACCCTTACCGTTatattaatgaatttttaattacttGTTCAACTATGCAGCCAGATGGCATTGAAGAGGAACAAATCAAGCTCCGAGCCTTCCCTTTCTCGTTACAAGGTTTGGCGAAGGACTGGTTATATTACATGCCACCAGGTTCATTCACAACTTGGACAGGGTTACATAAGGCTTTCCATGAGAAGTATTTCCCGGCATTAAGAATAGGGTCAATCAGGAAAGAAATTTGTGGAATTAAGCAACTGGTAG GGTTGACACCACAAGATCGAGGAATGATCGATGCAGCGAGTGGAGGTGCATTGCTTGATAAAACTCCTGAACAAGCCCAAAATTTGATCGCTAATATGGCGCAGAATACACAGCAATTCGGTCTCAAGAGGTCTGACTTGGGTAAACGAATGGATGAGGGCCAATCGAGTATGATAGAGGCTCAGTTAGCTAATTTAACGGCTATGGTAAGTAAATTGATGACTGGAGGTAATGCAAAAGCTTCACTATGTGGCATTTGTTGTTTGGAAGGACATACCACAGATATGTGTCCGACATTACAGGAAGGGGAAGCTAACGCCGTCTTTCCAAATCAAAGAAGGTATGATCCATACTCAGCTACCTATAATGAGGGATGGAGAGACCACCCCAATCTCAGATATCAAAATCGAGCCACACCTCTGGGATTCGAGCAGCAAAATTCTCGACAATATAATTTGTCACAGCAACAACCCAGCCATCAAAATCTTAGTGCTGAAACTAAGACCCATGCCATGCTTGaacaaatgatgaaaatgatggcTGACCAGAAGAAGGAAACCGATGGAAGATTTCAGTCCTTGGAATCGGCA GTAAATAATCGGTTACCGTCACAGCCTGTGGCAAATCTGAGGGATAATGTCAGTGCTATAACCTTGCGAAGTGGGAAGGAGTTGAGATCGATACTAAAGAAGGTCCAAAACAACAATGAGGAAGGCAAAACTGAGGTAAGAAAGGTCCGATTTAGTGATATTGAAGAGGAAAATTCAGCCTTGCCAAAGGCGAATTTACAACTGTCGCATGTAGCTCCAAAGGAAGTAGGGAAATCACGTTTACAACAGTCCACTGCTTCGCATGATGCCACAAATTATAAGCAGGAATTGAGAGTTCCCGAGCTTAGAGCACAAGCAGGCCAGAACGAAAATAACCAACCTCGGTCTTATCTGCCGAAGGCGCCATTTCCAAAGCGTTTGAGGAAGGAAAAATTAGACGACGTCAATGCCGAAATTCTTGAGACTTTCC GAGACCTTAAACTAGATAGAGTTATGCTTGATTTGGGTGCTTCTATAAATGTCATGCCTAGGAGTATCTACGATAAAGTTCAATTAGGTGCATTAAAAGACACGGGACTAATAATACAACTTACAGATAGAAGTAATGCCTATCCTGATGGCGTTTTAGAAAATGTTCTAGTGCAAGTGAATGAGTTAGTTTTTCCAgctgatttttatattttagacaTGGGAGCTAGTGATAACTCAGTTGATGTACCCTTCCTTTTAGGTAGACCCTTCCTTAAGACAGCTAGAACGAAAATTGATGTGCATAAAGGGAATTTAACAATGGAATTTGAtg ATGTCTATGAATTAGGGGAAGAAGACGAGTTGAAAAGCGTTCTCGCTAAGAGCGTTTTTGATATCGACAAGCAGGAATTTATCATTTCTGATTCTTTAATTGACTCAGTTTGTGCTTTAGACTCGCCCAAATTGACACGATTCAAGCCGATTCTCCCTAATCTTATGGTGACTAGTAAGCAAGTTCCTTCATTGATTTCGCCACCTAGATTAGAGTAA